A genomic region of Stegostoma tigrinum isolate sSteTig4 chromosome 13, sSteTig4.hap1, whole genome shotgun sequence contains the following coding sequences:
- the LOC125458242 gene encoding protocadherin-10-like isoform X1 — protein sequence MVTGKRSWTGTRQVLCFIAVCCFANLISGQIRYRIPEELKHGAFVANIADDLGLNVSKLTARRLRIVSSASTQYLEVNLGNGILFVNEKIDREQLCGLILTCFLHLEVVIENPLELYRIEVEILDINDNSPTFLRNDIFLDIIESALPGTRFPLESAHDPDVGTNSVHTYRLSPNNHFTLDVETRSDRSKFAELVLDKMLDREQQQNHHLVLTAVDGGIPKRSVSAVITVNVLDANDNLPVFEQAIYKVFLEENTPKGALILTLNASDLDDGSNSEIVYSFSSHNPPRVRELFNVDSHTGEIRVKSNIDHEELNTYEISIQAKDKGGPYAIPVHCKILVDIVDVNDNAPEVILTSLSSPVMEDAMIGTVIALISVTDRDSGENGQINCEIVQDIPFKLQSSFKNYYTLVTSGPLDRERVPEYNITIMATDSGYPSLSTNKSIFLKVSDVNDNAPRFSKSSYTVYVTENNAPGATVCFVTALDPDSNQNAYLSYSILDSTIHGLPSRTYVSINSDNGNVYALRSFDYEQLTDFQIQIQAQDAGFPPLSGSTRVNVIILDQNDNVPVIVSPRPRNGSVAVQKLSQSFHPGQLLIKVIATDADSGQNAKLSYQLLQATDPTLFNVALHTGEIRTTRRLRDRNVPKQTLLILVKDNGQPPLSATVSIVFSIMDNVTDILPKISNLPENAEQNSALLFYIIITLGCISFVFIVAIIIVAAIKYHQHRNNAHSCNTAVGNCCCMQHLNSADVLQTSKTNPQVTTNPKAPPDFLEVAGSGTVSQAYYYKVCLTPESARSDFTFLKPYSPGKPKGRTSTSDRGGVEWKEYSPKPSNTDVSTANFNRKIIKFREWNGDITNQAYNNRQRDLEQSSIERCSSGQYGIGLYTSDKCEVEPDPRRLVEIHSRAL from the coding sequence ATGGTTACTGGTAAGAGATCGTGGACAGGAACAAGGCAAGTGTTGTGCTTTATTGCCGTGTGCTGCTTTGCAAATTTGATTTCTGGACAAATCCGCTACAGAATTCCGGAAGAACTAAAGCATGGAGCTTTTGTTGCCAATATTGCTGATGATTTAGGTTTAAATGTCAGTAAGCTAACCGCCAGGAGACTGCGTATCGTGTCTAGTGCCTCTACGCAATACTTGGAGGTAAATTTAGGCAATGGCATTTTGTTCGTGAATGAAAAAATAGATAGGGAGCAGCTCTGTGGTCTAATTCTTACTTGTTTTCTACATTTGGAAGTTGTTATCGAAAATCCTCTCGAGCTGTACCGTATTGAAGTGGAAATTCTGGATATAAATGATAACTCACCAACTTTCTTGAGGAATGATATCTTTCTGGACATTATAGAATCGGCTTTGCCAGGGACAAGATTCCCTCTCGAGAGCGCTCACGACCCAGACGTGGGCACTAACTCAGTTCACACCTATAGGCTCAGTCCAAATAACCATTTTACCTTAGATGTGGAGACACGAAGTGATCGCAGCAAATTTGCAGAGCTAGTGTTGGATAAAATGCTGGACAGAGAACAACAACAGAACCATCATCTAGTTCTGACGGCGGTTGACGGTGGGATTCCAAAGCGGTCTGTTTCTGCCGTAATCACTGTTAATGTCTTGGACGCCAACGACAATTTACCTGTCTTCGAACAAGCAATTTACAAAGTTTTCTTGGAAGAAAACACACCCAAGGGGGCGTTGATATTAACATTGAATGCCAGCGACTTAGACGATGGTTCCAATAGCGAGATCGTATATTCTTTCAGCAGTCATAATCCGCCGAGAGTGCGCGAACTGTTTAACGTGGACTCCCATACAGGTGAGATTCGAGTTAAAAGTAATATAGATCACGAAGAACTGAATACGTACGAAATCTCCATTCAAGCCAAGGATAAAGGTGGCCCCTATGCAATACCTGTGCATTGCAAGATTCTTGTAGACATAGTTGATGTGAATGACAATGCGCCTGAAGTGATCCTGACTTCGTTGTCAAGTCCAGTGATGGAAGACGCCATGATCGGGACAGTGATTGCTCTCATTAGTGTTACTGACCGAGATTCTGGGGAAAATGGGCAAATTAACTGTGAGATTGTTCAGGACATTCCATTTAAGCTTCAGTCGTCTTTTAAGAACTATTACACATTGGTGACGAGCGGTCCTCTGGACCGTGAAAGAGTACCAGAATATAACATCACAATTATGGCCACTGATTCAGGATATCCTTCTCTTTCTACCAACAAATCTATATTTCTAAAGGTTTCAGACGTGAATGACAATGCTCCAAGATTTTCGAAATCTTCATATACAGTGTATGTCACGGAAAACAACGCACCCGGCGCTACCGTTTGCTTCGTGACAGCATTGGACCCTGATTCAAATCAAAACGCCTATCTATCTTATTCTATCCTGGACAGTACGATCCACGGATTACCTTCCAGAACCTATGTCTCAATCAATTCGGATAATGGTAACGTTTACGCATTACGTTCATTCGACTACGAACAACTAACAGATTTCCAAATCCAAATCCAAGCTCAGGATGCTGGATTTCCACCACTCAGTGGCTCTACCAGAGTAAATGTGATCATCTTGGATCAGAATGACAACGTTCCTGTGATCGTGTCCCCACGGCCAAGAAACGGTTCAGTTGCAGTACAGAAGCTGTCGCAATCTTTTCACCCGGGGCAGTTACTGATCAAAGTCATCGCCACAGACGCCGACTCTGGGCAGAATGCAAAGCTCTCCTATCAATTACTGCAAGCAACAGATCCTACGTTATTCAACGTGGCACTCCACACAGGAGAAATCAGGACGACCCGGCGTTTGAGAGACAGAAATGTCCCGAAGCAAACTCTGCTCATCCTGGTGAAAGATAACGGGCAACCTCCGCTTTCAGCCACGGTCTCCATCGTATTTTCAATTATGGACAACGTTACAGACATTCTGCCAAAAATCAGTAATTTGCCTGAGAATGCAGAGCAAAATTCCGCTTTATTATTTTATATAATTATCACATTGGGATGCATTTCATTTGTATTCATTGTGGCCATTATTATCGTCGCTGCCATCAAGTACCACCAACACAGAAACAATGCCCACAGCTGCAACACCGCCGTCGGGAATTGTTGTTGCATGCAGCACTTGAATTCGGCAGATGTTCTGCAAACATCCAAAACAAATCCCCAAGTAACGACCAATCCCAAAGCGCCTCCTGACTTTTTGGAGGTCGCTGGAAGTGGGACTGTATCACAGGCCTATTATTACAAGGTGTGTTTGACCCCTGAATCTGCGAGGAGTGACTTTACTTTCCTCAAACCATACAGCCCAGGAAAGCCCAAAGGTCGGACAAGCACTAGTGACCGGGGTGGAGTGGAATGGAAAGAATATTCACCAAAACCTTCAAACACTGATGTTTCAACTGCCAATTTCAATAGGAAGATCATTAAGTTTCGCGAGTGGAATGGAGATATAACCAATCAG